A section of the Tachysurus fulvidraco isolate hzauxx_2018 chromosome 7, HZAU_PFXX_2.0, whole genome shotgun sequence genome encodes:
- the lgi1a gene encoding leucine-rich glioma-inactivated protein 1a encodes MELVGARSFCLFCVVSLVLLVAEGRRRTTRCPASCTCTKDTALCSSSSPIPRGFPPDVISLSFVKSSFSEIPKESFIHIPALHLLLFTANSFESISEDAFLGLPHLEYLFIENNQINSISPFAFRGLKSLIHLSLAFNNLETLPKDLFKGVDTLTKVDLRGNLFTCDCKLKWLVDWIYHTNATVDQIYCNSPPAYQGKKINDLTPQSFDCITTDFSLLKSLEFQSISVEAFLFGGDQYVVFAQPFIGRCSFMEWDHVQMEFRNFDNITSTSTVICKPLVIDEQLFVIVAQLFGGSHIYKRDISANKFIKLQDIDILKIRKPNDVEVFRLDGESFFVIADSSKAGSTTVYKWNGNGFYSHQSLHPWYRDTDVEYLEISGKPHLILSSSSQRPVIYQWNRSSKLFERRTDIPEMEDVYAVKHFQVKAELYVCLTRFIGDSKVMKWDGTMFEEVQSVPSRGSMVFQPFTVADWQYAILGSDYSFTQVYRWDAKKSQFIHFQELNIQAPRAFLLVSIDNREFLLASSFKGQTRIYEHLILDLSD; translated from the exons ATGGAGCTGGTTGGCGCGCGAAGCTTTTGCTTGTTCTGCGTCGTCTCGCTCGTGCTGCTTGTAGCTGAAGGCAGGAGGCGGACGACGCGGTGTCCCGCGAGCTGCACGTGCACCAAAGACACCGCGCTGTGCTCGAGCAGCTCCCCCATTCCGCGCGGCTTCCCTCCCGACGTCATCTCACT ATCCTTCGTGAAGTCCAGCTTCAGCGAAATCCCCAAGGAGAGCTTCATTCACATCCCAGCACTCCACCTCCT ACTTTTCACAGCCAATTCGTTTGAGTCCATCAGTGAGGACGCCTTCCTTGGTCTTCCACATTTGGAATACCT GTTTATTGAAAATAATCAGATCAATTCGATATCACCTTTTGCCTTCCGAGGTCTCAAGTCCTTAATACACTT GAGCCTTGCCTTCAACAATCTGGAAACTCTTCCAAAAGATCTCTTTAAAGGCGTGGACACCTTGACAAAAGT TGATTTGCGTGGAAATCTGTTCACCTGCGATTGCAAACTGAAGTGGCTGGTGGACTGGATTTACCACACGAATGCAACCGTAGACCAGATATACTGCAACAGCCCTCCAGCCTATCAAGGAAAGAAAATCAACGATCTTACTCCACAGTCATTTGATTGCATAACTACTG ATTTTTCTTTACTGAAGTCTCTCGAGTTTCAGTCCATTTCAGTGGAGGCTTTTCTTTTCGGTGGTGACCAGTATGTGGTATTCGCCCAGCCTTTCATCGGAAGATGTAGCTTCATGGAATGGGATCATGTTCAAATGGAATTTCGGAATTTTGACAATATAACAA GCACCTCCACTGTTATTTGCAAACCTCTGGTGATCGATGAGCAGCTGTTTGTCATAGTGGCTCAGCTCTTTGGAGGCTCCCACATCTATAAGCGTGACATCTCTGCCAACAAGTTCATCAAACTCCAAGACATTGACATCCTAAAAATCCGCAAACCTAACGACGTTGAGGTGTTTCGCTTGGATGGAGAATCCTTCTTTGTCATTGCCGACAGCTCCAAAGCTGGTTCTACCACTGTGTACAAATGGAACGGCAACGGCTTTTACTCACACCAGTCGCTGCACCCATGGTACCGTGACACGGATGTTGAATATCTAGAAATTTCTGGCAAGCCACACCTGATATTATCCAGCAGCTCGCAGCGGCCTGTCATCTACCAGTGGAACAGGAGCTCCAAGCTGTTTGAGAGACGCACCGACATACCCGAGATGGAGGATGTCTATGCCGTGAAGCACTTTCAAGTGAAGGCTGAGCTCTATGTGTGCCTAACACGCTTCATTGGTGACTCCAAAGTGATGAAATGGGACGGCACCATGTTTGAAGAGGTCCAGAGTGTGCCATCGCGAGGCTCCATGGTCTTCCAGCCCTTCACTGTGGCGGACTGGCAGTACGCCATCCTAGGCAGCGACTACTCCTTCACTCAGGTGTACCGCTGGGATGCCAAGAAAAGCCAGTTCATTCATTTCCAAGAGCTCAACATCCAGGCCCCACGAGCCTTCTTGCTGGTGTCCATTGATAATCGAGAGTTCCTCCTGGCTTCCAGTTTTAAGGGGCAAACACGCATATATGAACACTTGATTCTTGACTTAAGTGATTGA